One genomic region from Amycolatopsis sp. FBCC-B4732 encodes:
- a CDS encoding FUSC family protein, whose amino-acid sequence MSTPRPDLAAPHWLTQLLRSKPVPVPWNMVARAVVALAVPLAVGYAAGDIAVGALISTGALPAVLSESAGPYRYRARRLGGATLAATAGYLVGLLTGGVPALSVPAVILVAAVSALISAAGSNASVAGLQLFVFCVLGTGQHATGVRVEVLFGFFCIGAAWSFLVALVSWTFRATSPERTAVAHVYVELAAMLSATDEAVSRVARHRLTTAMNTAYDQLLTARSWLSGRDAAYRQLLNLLSATTPAVEASVALVHAGRRPPTDVVDHFVALSASVLASQPLPEPPPVPVDESDPRLAALYAGLVRIGKGDDRKRREPTPWYRRLRTWAGSLASGPLTWIAALRLTLCVAIAEVVGLLVPFERSYWITLTVGIVLKPDFGSVFGRAVLRGIGTLAGVGIGALVLAAGGRGWVLVALIAIFAGGVAVGKVRNYGILSAFVTPLIILQMDLANTGSWNVVVARLIDTALGCVIVLVFGYLLWPGSRRPQVGGRLADGLDAVAKYVSCALVEASSGEARLARSRARRGAYRALADLRTAFQQVVVEPSANGRQAVAWWPVIAAQERVADAVTEVGVTIGRGVPPPDPADVELLTAALDELAAAIREQREPRSVPLPDREQLSGVVDQLESAFDAVRGPDLVERTPPRLVRRFLPYHRRT is encoded by the coding sequence GTGAGCACGCCGCGTCCCGACCTCGCCGCGCCGCACTGGCTGACCCAGCTCCTGCGCAGCAAGCCGGTCCCGGTGCCGTGGAACATGGTCGCCCGGGCGGTCGTCGCGCTCGCCGTCCCGCTCGCGGTGGGGTACGCGGCGGGCGACATCGCCGTCGGCGCGCTGATCTCGACCGGCGCGCTGCCGGCCGTGCTGTCCGAGTCGGCCGGGCCCTACCGCTACCGGGCTCGACGTCTGGGCGGGGCGACGCTCGCGGCGACCGCCGGCTACCTCGTCGGGCTGCTCACCGGCGGGGTCCCGGCGCTGTCCGTGCCCGCGGTGATCCTGGTCGCCGCGGTGTCCGCGCTGATCAGCGCGGCCGGCAGCAACGCCTCCGTCGCCGGGCTGCAGCTGTTCGTGTTCTGCGTGCTCGGCACCGGCCAGCACGCGACCGGTGTGCGCGTCGAAGTCCTCTTCGGCTTCTTCTGCATCGGCGCCGCCTGGAGCTTCCTGGTGGCGCTGGTCAGCTGGACCTTCCGGGCGACCAGCCCGGAACGCACCGCCGTCGCGCACGTCTACGTCGAGCTGGCCGCGATGCTGTCCGCGACCGACGAAGCCGTCTCGCGCGTGGCCCGGCACCGGCTGACCACGGCCATGAACACCGCCTACGACCAGCTGCTCACCGCGCGCTCGTGGCTGTCGGGCCGCGACGCCGCCTACCGCCAGCTGCTCAACCTGCTCTCGGCCACGACCCCCGCGGTCGAGGCGTCGGTGGCGCTGGTCCACGCCGGCCGCCGCCCGCCGACGGACGTCGTCGACCACTTCGTCGCGCTCTCGGCGTCGGTGCTGGCCAGCCAGCCGCTGCCGGAACCGCCGCCGGTGCCCGTGGACGAAAGTGATCCGCGGCTCGCCGCGCTGTACGCGGGCCTGGTCCGGATCGGCAAGGGCGACGACCGCAAGCGCCGCGAGCCGACGCCCTGGTACCGGCGCTTGCGGACGTGGGCGGGCTCGCTCGCCTCCGGCCCGCTGACCTGGATCGCCGCGCTGCGGCTGACCCTCTGCGTCGCGATCGCCGAGGTCGTCGGCCTGCTGGTGCCGTTCGAGCGGTCCTACTGGATCACGCTGACCGTCGGGATCGTGCTCAAGCCGGACTTCGGCTCGGTGTTCGGCCGCGCGGTGCTGCGCGGGATCGGCACGCTCGCGGGCGTCGGGATCGGGGCGCTGGTGCTCGCCGCCGGCGGCCGCGGCTGGGTGCTCGTCGCGCTGATCGCGATCTTCGCCGGCGGCGTCGCGGTCGGGAAGGTGCGCAACTACGGCATCCTCAGCGCGTTCGTGACGCCGTTGATCATCCTGCAGATGGACCTGGCCAACACCGGCAGCTGGAACGTCGTCGTGGCGCGGCTGATCGACACCGCGCTCGGCTGCGTGATCGTGCTGGTCTTCGGCTACCTGCTGTGGCCGGGCAGCCGCCGTCCCCAGGTCGGCGGGCGGCTGGCCGACGGGCTGGACGCCGTCGCGAAGTACGTCTCGTGCGCGCTCGTCGAGGCGTCTTCGGGGGAGGCCCGGCTGGCGCGGTCGCGGGCCCGGCGTGGCGCCTACCGCGCGCTGGCGGACCTGCGGACGGCGTTCCAGCAGGTCGTCGTGGAGCCGTCGGCGAACGGCCGCCAGGCGGTGGCGTGGTGGCCGGTGATCGCCGCGCAGGAACGCGTCGCGGACGCGGTCACCGAGGTCGGCGTGACGATCGGGCGCGGGGTACCGCCGCCGGACCCGGCCGACGTCGAGCTGCTCACGGCCGCGCTGGACGAGCTGGCGGCCGCGATCCGCGAGCAGCGCGAGCCGCGGTCGGTGCCGCTGCCGGACCGCGAGCAGCTCTCCGGCGTGGTCGACCAGCTCGAGTCGGCGTTCGACGCCGTCCGCGGCCCCGACCTGGTGGAACGCACCCCGCCGCGGCTCGTCCGGCGGTTCCTGCCCTACCACCGGCGCACGTGA
- a CDS encoding GbsR/MarR family transcriptional regulator, whose translation MTTPDTKRDEDAVRRYVESLGLVLSQIGMQRMPARVFAALMTTDDARLTAADLASQLSVSPAAVSGAVRYLEQIGLVAKEREPGERRDHYRLYDDLWYATFLKRDRMIIMWRDAAENGIGALGEDSPAGKRLAEMRDFLSFMLVELNAMYERWHKLREEKNA comes from the coding sequence CGAGAGCCTCGGGCTGGTGCTTTCGCAGATCGGCATGCAACGCATGCCCGCCCGGGTGTTCGCCGCACTGATGACCACCGACGACGCCCGCCTGACCGCCGCCGACCTGGCGTCGCAGCTCTCGGTCAGCCCGGCCGCGGTCTCGGGCGCGGTCCGCTACCTCGAGCAGATCGGCCTGGTCGCCAAGGAGCGCGAGCCCGGCGAGCGCCGCGACCACTACCGCCTCTACGACGACCTCTGGTACGCCACCTTCCTCAAGCGCGACCGCATGATCATCATGTGGCGCGACGCGGCCGAGAACGGCATCGGCGCCCTCGGCGAGGACTCCCCGGCGGGGAAGCGGCTCGCGGAGATGCGGGACTTCCTGTCCTTCATGCTGGTCGAGCTCAACGCCATGTACGAGCGCTGGCACAAGCTGCGCGAGGAGAAGAACGCCTAG
- a CDS encoding antitoxin — MGIDFDALKGKAEEALREHNDKIEEGLDKAADFAKSKFAGHDSQIDGGVEKAKDFLNKFDDTPDNPPAR, encoded by the coding sequence ATGGGAATCGACTTCGACGCGTTGAAGGGCAAGGCCGAAGAGGCCCTGCGCGAGCACAACGACAAGATCGAGGAGGGCCTGGACAAGGCGGCGGACTTCGCGAAGTCCAAGTTCGCCGGCCACGACTCGCAGATCGACGGCGGCGTCGAGAAGGCCAAGGACTTCCTCAACAAGTTCGACGACACCCCGGACAACCCGCCCGCGCGCTGA
- a CDS encoding TetR/AcrR family transcriptional regulator: MGSREEIVAAAAKVMREQGYARATTKVIAQTAGYSEAMLYKHFRDKTDLFLSVLGEQLPALGATLDELTADPGRAPLRDNLTRIARLGLAFYVEGFPIAVSVFSSRELLRSHRERLGAHGPHVLLRGVADYLRAEVALGRVQEGTDVEAAASLLLGACFQQAFLATFEEREPADLAGRLADTLLAAL; this comes from the coding sequence ATGGGAAGCCGCGAAGAGATCGTCGCCGCGGCCGCGAAGGTGATGCGCGAGCAGGGCTACGCCCGTGCGACGACCAAGGTCATCGCGCAGACCGCGGGCTACTCGGAGGCGATGCTCTACAAGCACTTCCGCGACAAGACCGACCTCTTCCTCAGCGTGCTGGGCGAGCAGCTGCCGGCACTGGGCGCGACGCTGGACGAGCTGACCGCGGACCCGGGACGGGCACCGCTGCGGGACAACCTGACCCGGATCGCCCGGCTCGGGCTGGCGTTCTACGTCGAGGGCTTCCCGATCGCGGTGTCGGTGTTCTCCTCGCGCGAGCTGCTGCGGTCACACCGCGAACGCCTGGGCGCGCACGGTCCGCACGTGCTGCTCCGCGGCGTGGCGGACTACCTGCGGGCCGAGGTGGCGCTGGGCCGGGTCCAGGAGGGCACCGACGTCGAGGCGGCCGCGTCCCTGCTGCTCGGCGCGTGTTTCCAGCAGGCGTTCCTGGCGACGTTCGAGGAGCGCGAGCCGGCCGACCTCGCCGGGCGGCTCGCGGACACGCTGCTCGCCGCGCTTTAG
- a CDS encoding NAD(P)-dependent oxidoreductase: MRITVLGATGGVGGEVVKQALERGWHVTAVVRDAAKLTLPAEVVVAGLHEHEKLAAAVEGRDAVLSAVGSRDRGPTTVCVDGARAALAAGAKRLLVVSASGMHTEGDGFFTRTLVKPLLNTFLKHGWADMLAMEAVVTASDVDWTVVRPPMLLNGPRTGKVASRLDGNVRTFTIRRADVAAYLLDAVADPTLIRAKVSIAHG; encoded by the coding sequence ATGCGGATCACCGTTCTGGGCGCGACCGGCGGCGTCGGCGGCGAGGTCGTCAAGCAGGCGCTGGAACGCGGCTGGCACGTCACGGCCGTCGTGCGCGACGCCGCCAAGCTGACGCTGCCGGCCGAGGTCGTCGTCGCCGGGCTGCACGAGCACGAGAAGCTGGCGGCCGCCGTCGAAGGCCGTGACGCGGTGCTCTCCGCGGTGGGTTCGCGTGACCGCGGGCCGACGACGGTCTGCGTGGACGGGGCTCGCGCGGCGCTCGCGGCCGGGGCGAAGCGGCTGCTGGTGGTTAGCGCCAGCGGCATGCACACCGAGGGGGACGGCTTCTTCACCCGCACGCTCGTGAAGCCGCTGCTGAACACCTTCCTCAAGCACGGCTGGGCGGACATGCTCGCGATGGAGGCCGTGGTCACGGCGTCCGACGTGGACTGGACCGTGGTCCGCCCGCCGATGCTGCTGAACGGCCCGCGCACGGGGAAGGTCGCGAGCCGGCTCGACGGGAACGTCCGCACCTTCACCATCCGGCGCGCCGACGTCGCCGCGTACCTGCTCGACGCCGTGGCGGACCCCACGCTGATCAGGGCAAAGGTTTCCATCGCCCACGGCTAG
- a CDS encoding SGNH/GDSL hydrolase family protein: protein MVLIAQAVYVKRTTPRLPGAAGPTEGLVPGDGEPFRLAVLGESTVDGVGAAHHGEALTGCLARELARDGRAVRWQAVGRTGANARTVRAELVPLVAPADLVVVALGVNDTIELRSAPAYRRDLLALVVELRRRLGPVEVVLAGVPPMARFPALPRPLRDVLSARSTALDAAAAALARVPGVTHLPMDPALLDPAAFASDRFHPGPAGYARWAQTLAAHIR from the coding sequence ATGGTCCTCATCGCTCAAGCCGTCTACGTCAAGCGGACGACCCCGCGGCTCCCCGGCGCCGCGGGCCCCACCGAAGGGCTCGTTCCCGGCGACGGCGAGCCGTTCCGCCTGGCCGTCCTGGGCGAGTCCACAGTGGACGGCGTCGGCGCGGCGCACCACGGGGAAGCGCTCACCGGCTGCCTCGCCCGCGAGCTCGCCCGCGACGGCCGGGCCGTGCGCTGGCAGGCGGTCGGCCGGACCGGCGCCAACGCCCGGACCGTCCGCGCCGAACTGGTCCCGCTCGTGGCCCCGGCCGACCTGGTCGTGGTCGCCCTCGGCGTCAACGACACCATCGAGCTCCGGTCCGCCCCGGCCTACCGGCGCGACCTCCTGGCCCTCGTCGTCGAGCTCCGCCGGCGGCTCGGCCCGGTCGAAGTCGTCCTGGCCGGGGTGCCGCCGATGGCCCGCTTCCCGGCGCTGCCGCGGCCCCTGCGTGACGTCCTCTCGGCGCGGTCGACGGCGCTCGACGCCGCCGCGGCGGCCCTCGCCCGCGTCCCCGGCGTCACCCACCTCCCGATGGACCCCGCGCTGCTCGACCCCGCGGCCTTCGCCTCGGACCGCTTCCACCCCGGGCCGGCGGGCTACGCGCGGTGGGCGCAAACGCTTGCCGCGCACATTCGGTGA
- a CDS encoding polysaccharide deacetylase family protein codes for MKRLAAIVVVAALALTACSAAEPDRREFGTSQPNPAPGGGPGATTPGPYPFGTVQQKAPAVENGQVPVVRRITTDKPYVFLTMDDGAVKDPDAVKLMQQNDTHPVLFLNQKYVKGHEAYFKQILDATGATLGDHTVDHPNLKGKPYEFQRKEICDDADDFQASLGVRPSLFRPPFGNYDQNTLRAAAACGMRAAVLWTAAVNDGHVQFQAGDKLKPGDVVLMHFRKTFKEDYTAFVEQAKKDGLTPVPLADFLG; via the coding sequence ATGAAACGACTGGCGGCGATCGTCGTCGTGGCGGCACTGGCGCTGACGGCCTGCTCGGCGGCGGAGCCGGACCGGCGGGAGTTCGGCACCAGCCAGCCCAACCCGGCACCGGGCGGGGGCCCGGGCGCGACGACACCGGGTCCGTACCCGTTCGGCACGGTCCAGCAGAAGGCACCCGCGGTCGAGAACGGCCAGGTCCCGGTCGTCCGGCGGATCACCACCGACAAGCCGTACGTCTTCCTCACCATGGACGACGGCGCGGTGAAGGACCCGGACGCGGTCAAGCTGATGCAGCAGAACGACACCCACCCGGTGCTGTTCCTCAACCAGAAGTACGTGAAGGGCCACGAGGCCTACTTCAAGCAGATCCTCGACGCCACCGGTGCGACGCTCGGCGACCACACGGTCGACCACCCGAACCTCAAGGGCAAGCCCTACGAGTTCCAGCGCAAGGAGATCTGCGACGACGCCGACGACTTCCAGGCGTCGCTCGGCGTCCGGCCGTCGCTGTTCCGGCCGCCGTTCGGCAACTACGACCAGAACACGCTGCGCGCGGCGGCCGCGTGCGGGATGCGCGCCGCGGTGCTGTGGACGGCCGCGGTCAACGACGGGCACGTCCAGTTCCAGGCCGGCGACAAGCTCAAGCCCGGGGACGTCGTGCTGATGCACTTCCGCAAGACGTTCAAAGAGGACTACACGGCGTTCGTCGAGCAGGCGAAGAAGGACGGGCTCACCCCCGTCCCCCTGGCCGACTTCCTCGGTTAG
- a CDS encoding prephenate dehydrogenase, with protein MGRVRDVCVIGLGLIGGSLLRAAAASGRTAFGAAVSEGDADAASRAGYDVTTDVEAALHRAAADDALVVLAVPLPAVEDLLRLVNQHASHCLLTDVTSVKAPVLDAVRRRVPYTRYVGGHPMAGTSNSGWLAGDATLFQGAAWVVAVEEDTDLDAWAEVTALVLDIGAHVVPLPAESHDEAVARISHLPHLFAAILATIGGEGGPLAMSLAAGSYRDGTRVAGSNPHLVRAMTEGNRDALLPIVDEALGRLGAARGSLASTGGLAATINAGYEGAQALAANLDAERAGVRISLAAPDARQGLIALGERGGRITGLSDGIATGEVQ; from the coding sequence ATGGGGCGCGTGCGAGACGTATGCGTGATCGGGCTCGGGCTGATCGGCGGTTCGCTGCTGCGTGCGGCCGCCGCCAGCGGCCGCACGGCGTTCGGCGCCGCGGTTTCCGAAGGGGACGCCGACGCGGCCAGCAGAGCGGGTTACGACGTCACGACCGACGTCGAAGCCGCGCTGCACCGGGCCGCCGCCGACGACGCGCTGGTCGTGCTCGCGGTGCCGCTCCCGGCCGTCGAAGACCTGCTGCGGCTGGTCAACCAGCACGCGTCGCACTGCCTGCTCACCGACGTGACCAGCGTGAAAGCGCCGGTCCTGGACGCGGTCCGCCGCCGGGTGCCCTACACGCGGTACGTCGGCGGGCACCCGATGGCGGGGACGTCGAACTCGGGCTGGCTGGCCGGGGACGCGACGCTGTTCCAGGGCGCGGCCTGGGTCGTCGCCGTCGAAGAGGACACCGACCTCGACGCCTGGGCCGAAGTGACGGCGCTCGTGCTCGACATCGGCGCGCACGTCGTCCCGCTGCCGGCGGAGTCGCACGACGAGGCCGTCGCCCGGATTTCGCACCTGCCGCACCTGTTCGCGGCCATCCTCGCCACGATCGGCGGCGAGGGCGGCCCGCTCGCGATGTCGCTGGCCGCCGGGTCCTACCGGGACGGGACGCGGGTCGCGGGCTCGAACCCGCACCTCGTGCGCGCGATGACCGAAGGCAACCGGGACGCGCTGCTGCCGATCGTCGACGAAGCCCTCGGCCGGCTCGGTGCCGCGCGCGGCTCGCTCGCGTCGACCGGTGGGCTGGCGGCCACGATCAACGCGGGTTACGAGGGCGCGCAGGCCCTCGCCGCCAACCTGGACGCCGAACGCGCGGGCGTCCGGATCAGCCTGGCGGCGCCGGACGCCCGGCAGGGCCTGATCGCGCTCGGCGAGCGCGGCGGCCGGATCACCGGGCTGTCCGACGGGATCGCCACCGGCGAGGTCCAGTAG
- a CDS encoding RNA polymerase sigma factor: MTDVQTTEVDPPWEGLTGAELHAACMQAARDGDRRAMDRLVAELTPLVWHVARANGLDRSVAEDVVQTVWLALFSQLGKLRDPKALAAWLITTTRREATHPFGRRIQPVPLSDEVADAMPSTQPAPEDEAVRADRDRRVWRAFVRLPQRCQELLRLTVLAGRAEYQLVAEALRMPRGSVGPTRGRCLDQMRDLLASEGGSR; encoded by the coding sequence GTGACCGACGTGCAAACCACAGAGGTAGACCCACCTTGGGAGGGCCTCACCGGCGCCGAGCTGCACGCCGCGTGCATGCAGGCCGCCCGTGACGGTGACCGCCGGGCGATGGACCGCCTCGTCGCCGAGCTCACCCCGCTCGTGTGGCACGTCGCCCGCGCCAACGGCCTCGACCGCTCGGTCGCCGAAGACGTCGTCCAGACCGTGTGGCTCGCCCTCTTCAGCCAGCTCGGCAAGCTCCGTGATCCCAAGGCCCTCGCCGCCTGGTTGATCACCACCACCCGCCGCGAGGCCACCCACCCGTTCGGCCGCCGCATCCAGCCCGTGCCATTGAGCGACGAAGTCGCCGACGCGATGCCGAGCACCCAACCGGCCCCCGAAGACGAAGCCGTCCGCGCCGACCGCGACCGCCGGGTCTGGCGCGCCTTCGTCCGGCTGCCCCAACGCTGTCAGGAACTGCTCCGGCTGACCGTGCTCGCGGGTCGGGCGGAGTACCAGCTCGTCGCCGAGGCGCTGCGCATGCCACGCGGCAGTGTCGGACCGACCAGGGGGCGCTGCCTCGACCAGATGCGCGATCTCCTCGCCAGTGAAGGGGGAAGCCGATGA
- a CDS encoding NADPH-dependent 2,4-dienoyl-CoA reductase: protein MTPYPNLLSPLDLGFTTLRNRVLMGSMHTGLEDKASHFPELAEYYAERARGGVGLIVTGGFAPNKTGWLLPLASKLTTSAEAKQHRQLTAPVHEAGGKIALQVLHAGRYAYHPLSVSASSIKAPINPFRPRALTGRGVRKQIDAFAECAALAREAGYDGVEIMGSEGYLINQFLAERTNKRTDAWGGTPEKRRRFAVEIVKRTREKAGADFIIVYRLSMLDLVAGGQRWEDVVALAKEVEAAGATIINTGIGWHEARVPTIVTSVPRAAFTWVTGKLKPYVGIPVVTSNRINMPQVAEEALSSGDADLVSMARPFLADPEWIRKAETGREDEINTCIACNQACLDHAFKRKLVSCMVNPRAGHETTLTLSPTRRQKHVAVVGAGPAGLSAATALADRGHRVELFEADDEIGGQFGIARKIPGKEEFAETIRYYQRRLEVTGVKLHLGTRAKAADLAGFDEVVLATGVAPRVPSVPGIDHPKVLSYVDVVKHGKPVGARVAVIGAGGIGVDVSEFLTHTDSPALDLDAWMAEWGVTDPETAPGGLTERKPEPSPRQVYLLQRKKSGIGSGLGKTSGWVHRAALKAKKVEQLPGVSYERVDDEGLHITVDGTPRLLEVDTVVVCAGQEPVRDLADELRAAGLPVHLIGGADVAAELDAKRAIDQGTRLAAAL, encoded by the coding sequence ATGACCCCGTACCCGAACTTGCTGTCGCCGCTCGACCTCGGCTTCACGACGCTGCGCAACCGCGTCCTGATGGGGTCGATGCACACCGGCCTCGAAGACAAGGCGTCGCACTTCCCCGAGCTGGCCGAGTACTACGCCGAACGCGCCCGCGGCGGCGTCGGGCTGATCGTCACCGGCGGGTTCGCGCCGAACAAGACCGGCTGGCTGCTGCCGCTCGCGTCCAAGCTGACGACGTCCGCCGAAGCGAAGCAGCACCGGCAGCTCACGGCTCCCGTGCACGAAGCCGGCGGCAAGATCGCGCTGCAGGTCCTGCACGCGGGCCGGTACGCCTACCACCCGCTGAGCGTGTCCGCGTCGAGCATCAAGGCGCCGATCAACCCGTTCCGGCCGCGCGCGCTGACCGGCCGCGGCGTCCGCAAGCAGATCGACGCCTTCGCCGAATGCGCCGCTCTCGCGCGCGAAGCGGGTTACGACGGCGTCGAGATCATGGGCTCCGAGGGCTACCTGATCAACCAGTTCCTGGCCGAGCGCACCAACAAGCGCACCGACGCCTGGGGCGGCACGCCGGAGAAGCGGCGCCGGTTCGCCGTCGAGATCGTCAAGCGCACCAGGGAAAAGGCCGGCGCCGACTTCATCATCGTCTACCGGCTCTCGATGCTCGACCTCGTCGCGGGCGGCCAGCGCTGGGAAGACGTCGTCGCGCTCGCGAAGGAGGTCGAGGCCGCCGGGGCGACGATCATCAACACCGGCATCGGCTGGCACGAGGCCCGGGTGCCGACGATCGTCACGTCGGTGCCGCGCGCCGCGTTCACCTGGGTGACCGGGAAGCTCAAGCCGTACGTGGGCATCCCGGTCGTGACGTCGAACCGGATCAACATGCCGCAGGTCGCCGAGGAGGCGCTGAGCAGCGGCGACGCCGATCTCGTGTCGATGGCGCGGCCGTTCCTCGCCGACCCGGAGTGGATCCGCAAGGCCGAGACCGGCCGCGAGGACGAGATCAACACCTGCATCGCCTGCAACCAGGCCTGCCTCGACCACGCCTTCAAGCGCAAGCTCGTGTCCTGCATGGTCAACCCGCGGGCCGGCCACGAAACCACGCTGACCTTGTCGCCGACGCGGCGGCAGAAGCACGTCGCCGTCGTCGGCGCCGGGCCCGCCGGACTCTCGGCCGCGACCGCGCTGGCCGACCGCGGGCACCGCGTCGAGCTGTTCGAAGCCGACGACGAGATCGGCGGCCAGTTCGGCATCGCGCGGAAGATCCCCGGCAAGGAGGAGTTCGCCGAGACCATCCGCTACTACCAGCGGCGCCTCGAAGTCACCGGCGTGAAGCTGCACCTCGGGACGCGCGCGAAAGCCGCCGACCTCGCCGGCTTCGACGAGGTCGTGCTGGCCACCGGCGTCGCCCCGCGTGTGCCGTCGGTGCCCGGGATCGACCACCCGAAGGTGCTGTCCTACGTCGACGTCGTGAAGCACGGCAAGCCGGTCGGCGCGCGGGTCGCGGTGATCGGGGCCGGCGGCATCGGCGTCGACGTCAGCGAATTCCTCACGCACACGGACTCGCCCGCGCTCGACCTCGACGCGTGGATGGCCGAGTGGGGTGTCACCGATCCGGAGACCGCGCCGGGCGGGCTCACCGAACGGAAGCCCGAGCCGTCGCCGCGGCAGGTCTACCTGCTGCAGCGCAAGAAGTCCGGGATCGGTTCCGGGCTCGGCAAGACCTCGGGCTGGGTGCACCGGGCCGCGCTCAAGGCGAAGAAGGTCGAACAGCTCCCCGGCGTCAGCTACGAGCGGGTCGACGACGAGGGCCTGCACATCACCGTCGACGGCACCCCGCGGCTGCTGGAGGTCGACACGGTCGTCGTCTGCGCCGGTCAGGAGCCCGTGCGGGACCTCGCGGACGAGCTGCGCGCGGCCGGGCTCCCGGTGCACCTGATCGGCGGGGCCGACGTCGCCGCGGAACTCGACGCGAAACGCGCGATCGACCAGGGAACGAGGCTCGCCGCCGCGCTGTAG
- a CDS encoding carboxypeptidase regulatory-like domain-containing protein, whose amino-acid sequence MNDLGAPGEAFSDELILAGISSFLDEFDPPPGDLVQRVQFALALGDLDVEVARWERLDDLAGVRGGGTGTITFTVSDLTVMINLTKMGKLHRIDGWLVPAGQYGVEVRVAEHGTSSTTADEGGRFVLDNVPRGTTQILVHLGDVTCRRTVVTPTVVL is encoded by the coding sequence ATGAACGACCTCGGGGCGCCGGGTGAGGCCTTTTCCGATGAGCTGATCCTGGCCGGGATCAGCAGCTTCCTCGACGAGTTCGACCCGCCGCCGGGTGATCTGGTGCAGCGGGTCCAGTTCGCGCTCGCGCTCGGGGACCTCGACGTCGAGGTCGCCCGCTGGGAGCGGCTCGACGACCTCGCGGGCGTCCGCGGCGGTGGCACGGGCACGATCACGTTCACCGTCAGCGACCTGACCGTGATGATCAACCTGACGAAGATGGGCAAGCTGCACCGGATCGACGGGTGGCTGGTGCCGGCCGGGCAGTACGGGGTCGAGGTGCGCGTCGCCGAGCACGGCACGTCGTCGACGACCGCCGACGAAGGCGGCCGGTTCGTGCTCGACAACGTGCCGCGCGGGACGACGCAGATCCTCGTGCACCTCGGGGACGTCACGTGCCGCCGGACGGTCGTGACGCCGACCGTGGTGCTCTAA
- a CDS encoding SRPBCC family protein translates to MGRKYSFEVNRTSSAPPEALFAREAEGPRWAEWGKPLIVQARWKRPGPGVGAVREVGLWPVLIREETVEYEPGRKHVYTFFGANPIKDYRAEVLLTPTADGGTHLRWTGSFTEPVKGSGPALAAGLRAVIRLFSGKLVKAAETGR, encoded by the coding sequence GTGGGCCGCAAGTACTCCTTCGAGGTCAACCGCACGAGCAGCGCGCCGCCGGAGGCGCTGTTCGCGCGCGAAGCCGAGGGCCCGCGCTGGGCGGAGTGGGGAAAGCCACTCATCGTGCAGGCCCGCTGGAAGCGGCCCGGCCCCGGCGTCGGCGCCGTCCGCGAGGTCGGGCTGTGGCCGGTGCTGATCCGCGAAGAGACCGTCGAATACGAGCCCGGCCGCAAGCACGTCTACACGTTCTTCGGCGCCAACCCGATCAAGGACTACCGCGCCGAGGTGCTCCTCACCCCCACCGCCGACGGTGGCACGCACCTGCGGTGGACGGGATCGTTCACCGAACCGGTCAAGGGCAGCGGCCCGGCGCTGGCCGCCGGACTGCGCGCGGTGATCCGGCTGTTCTCGGGCAAGCTCGTCAAGGCGGCCGAAACCGGGCGCTGA